The following proteins are co-located in the Callithrix jacchus isolate 240 chromosome 10, calJac240_pri, whole genome shotgun sequence genome:
- the TEX12 gene encoding testis-expressed protein 12 isoform X2, whose translation MMANHLVNPDTRNSKRPRESESPVPDSPQLPSLGKSDSSFFESSGLLYKDEALDKDLNDVSKEINLMLSTYAKLLSERAAVDASFIDEIDELFKEANAIENFLIQKREFLRQRFTVIANTLHR comes from the exons ATGATGGCAAATCACCTTGTAAATCCCGATACTAGAAATTCCAAGAGGCCAAGAGAATCGGAG TCTCCAGTGCCAGATAGTCCACAGCTGCCTTCTCTTGGAAAATCAGATTCATCTTTCTTTGAAAGTTCCGGACTGTTGTATAAAGATGAAGCCTTGGACAAAGATTTAAATG ATGTGAGCAAGGAAATTAATCTAATGTTGTCTACCTACGCAAAGCTTTTAAG TGAGAGAGCAGCAGTAGATGCGTCTTTCATTGATGAGATAGATGAACTCTTCAAAGAAGCCAATGCTATTGAAAACTTTCTAATACAAAAAAGAGAGTTCTTGCGACAGAGGTTTACAGTGATTGCAAACACATTACACAGATAA
- the TEX12 gene encoding testis-expressed protein 12 isoform X1 translates to MMANHLVNPDTRNSKRPRESESPVPDSPQLPSLGKSDSSFFESSGLLYKDEALDKDLNDVSKEINLMLSTYAKLLRQVSVVYSLDLYVHFLLETHNGKLNSVAAKPLQ, encoded by the exons ATGATGGCAAATCACCTTGTAAATCCCGATACTAGAAATTCCAAGAGGCCAAGAGAATCGGAG TCTCCAGTGCCAGATAGTCCACAGCTGCCTTCTCTTGGAAAATCAGATTCATCTTTCTTTGAAAGTTCCGGACTGTTGTATAAAGATGAAGCCTTGGACAAAGATTTAAATG ATGTGAGCAAGGAAATTAATCTAATGTTGTCTACCTACGCAAAGCTTTTAAGGCAAGTATCTGTAGTATATTCTCTAGATCTCtatgttcattttcttctggAAACCCATAATGGGAAGCTTAATTCTGTGGCTGCCAAACCTCTCCAGTAA